The Coffea arabica cultivar ET-39 chromosome 4e, Coffea Arabica ET-39 HiFi, whole genome shotgun sequence genome includes a window with the following:
- the LOC113741866 gene encoding putative B3 domain-containing protein Os03g0621600: protein MKQNSKVLYSDESPMFFKVYTDQLCSSQLKIPPEFVKKFNGDVPQTFTLEGPQGRSWQIVAGKVDEYFYFQEGWQNFVEDNSLENDDFLTFSYGGCSRFYVEIFGKHGCRKEGAFTIWNDAMHRNENAVEQLHGKLNNTTQPMGRSLRSRTRGSCSEIGLAGKVQDNMRHHSGPFRVQLTKTYTNRYVKFPRDFGNVKKHWKKGKGALLRVQAREWKVSIAKSGRYFHLCTGWSSFVKENSLKIGDECNFEVIDNNDDGIVLEVTMSRCPDKIE from the exons ATGAAGCAAAATAGCAAAGTTCTTTACTCTGATGAGTCCCCTATGTTCTTCAAAGTGTATACGGACCAACTATGCTCTTCACAATTG AAAATTCCACCAGAATTTGTCAAGAAATTCAATGGAGATGTACCTCAGACATTCACACTTGAGGGTCCTCAGGGAAGATCTTGGCAGATTGTAGCTGGCAAAGTTGACGAATACTTCTATTTCCAGGAAGGTTGGCAAAATTTTGTGGAAGATAACTCCTTGGAGAATGACGATTTTCTCACTTTCAGCTATGGTGGTTGCTCAAGATTTTACGTTGAAATATTTGGCAAACACGGGTGTAGAAAAGAAGGTGCTTTCACTATTTGGAATGATGCAATGCATAGGAATGAAAACGCAGTGGAACAGCTCCATG GCAAGTTGAACAATACTACTCAGCCAATGGGAAGATCGTTACGTTCCCGGACAAGGGGTTCATGTTCAGAGATTGGTCTAGCTGGTAAAGTGCAGGACAACATGAGACACCATTCTGGTCCATTTAGAGTTCAACTGACAAAAACTTATACTAACAGATATGTG AAGTTTCCTCGAGATTTTGGAAATGTTAAAAAGCattggaagaaaggaaaaggtgCCCTTTTGCGGGTTCAGGCAAGAGAATGGAAGGTGAGCATAGCGAAAAGCGGGAGATATTTTCATCTTTGTACAGGCTGGTCCTCTTTTGTAAAAGAGAATTCTCTGAAAATAGGAGATGAGTGCAATTTTGAGGTGATAGACAACAACGATGACGGCATTGTGCTCGAAGTTACTATGTCGAGATGCCCAGATAAGATAGAATGA